A genomic stretch from Desulfohalobium retbaense DSM 5692 includes:
- a CDS encoding flagellar basal body-associated FliL family protein: MAKKDENAAKQGAKGDRKFKLLLIVASVFLLAAIGAGGYYIGTQWGSESEAAQENTPSSESVSFDSKGELGPLVEMDDFLVNIADGEQTRYLKASITVEATDKKSQDELNKRIPQIRDVIIFHLGTKTFDQVRDLQGKKQLRAELTKRLNGIVDQRLVQRIFFTEFVVQ, from the coding sequence ATGGCGAAAAAAGATGAGAACGCTGCAAAACAGGGTGCAAAAGGCGATCGAAAGTTCAAGCTTTTGCTGATTGTGGCCAGTGTTTTCCTGCTCGCAGCTATAGGGGCGGGAGGCTATTACATCGGCACCCAATGGGGAAGTGAGAGTGAAGCGGCACAGGAAAACACTCCTTCTTCCGAAAGCGTTTCGTTTGACAGCAAGGGAGAACTTGGCCCCCTTGTGGAAATGGATGACTTCTTAGTCAATATCGCTGATGGAGAGCAGACTCGATATCTGAAGGCGAGCATTACAGTGGAGGCGACAGACAAGAAGAGTCAGGACGAGCTCAATAAACGTATTCCTCAGATCCGCGATGTGATCATTTTTCACCTGGGGACGAAAACCTTTGATCAAGTTCGTGACTTGCAGGGCAAGAAACAATTGCGGGCAGAATTGACCAAGCGACTGAACGGTATTGTCGACCAGCGGCTTGTGCAACGCATTTTTTTCACGGAATTTGTGGTCCAATAG
- the fliM gene encoding flagellar motor switch protein FliM produces MDKLLTQDEINDLLEAIESGEVDIDAEADEPSSSNRDLQRLDLFRGQTSARWRVANFDIILDAFARNSGISMANRLKRSVSVKRVAIETETFENFLQDLQEQSLIGIVSFEPLRSGGLLIFDCPLSFCLLEVMFGGNSEAGISIPDRELTSIEINVLKNVMRDSCQDWEAAFEPLDELKTNLVQAEINPRLVSIVSPETEVLVSRFSVKAGNIFGQMSLVIPFFAIEPYKEKLKNRMFDVITVSGGQAWTKTIHDEMMEMETEVRAQFATASLTIREILNLKAGDIIELNMDRQAGQRVLVEQKPKFQAVAGTRKGKKAVRITGTTGQYGDENGSE; encoded by the coding sequence GTGGATAAGCTGCTGACCCAGGACGAAATCAACGACCTGCTCGAGGCCATTGAAAGCGGTGAGGTTGATATTGACGCCGAAGCGGACGAGCCCTCGAGTTCGAACCGGGACTTACAGCGCCTGGATTTATTTCGCGGCCAGACGTCAGCCCGCTGGCGGGTAGCCAATTTCGACATTATTTTGGACGCCTTTGCCCGTAACAGCGGCATCTCTATGGCCAACAGGCTGAAACGGAGCGTTTCAGTCAAGCGAGTGGCTATCGAGACGGAGACGTTTGAGAATTTCCTGCAGGATCTGCAGGAGCAGTCACTGATCGGCATTGTCAGTTTTGAACCGCTGCGTAGCGGGGGATTGTTGATCTTCGATTGCCCCCTTTCTTTTTGTCTCTTGGAGGTCATGTTCGGTGGCAATAGCGAAGCCGGTATCTCCATCCCGGACCGGGAGCTGACCTCCATCGAGATCAATGTGCTCAAAAATGTTATGCGCGACTCCTGTCAAGATTGGGAGGCCGCCTTTGAACCCCTCGACGAATTGAAAACGAATTTGGTTCAGGCCGAAATCAATCCTCGATTGGTGAGCATCGTCAGTCCGGAGACCGAGGTCTTGGTCTCTCGATTCTCTGTGAAGGCCGGGAATATTTTCGGCCAAATGAGTTTGGTCATCCCATTTTTTGCCATCGAGCCCTATAAGGAAAAATTGAAAAACAGGATGTTCGACGTCATTACTGTTTCTGGGGGGCAGGCCTGGACGAAAACCATTCACGACGAAATGATGGAAATGGAGACCGAGGTCCGGGCCCAATTCGCCACAGCCTCGCTGACCATCCGCGAGATCCTCAACCTCAAGGCTGGGGACATCATCGAGCTCAATATGGATAGACAGGCCGGGCAACGAGTGCTCGTGGAGCAGAAACCCAAATTTCAGGCCGTGGCCGGCACGCGCAAAGGCAAAAAGGCAGTGCGCATTACCGGGACCACAGGCCAATACGGAGACGAGAATGGCAGTGAATGA
- a CDS encoding FliO/MopB family protein, with protein sequence MIKMVAGLLIILGLLYMGSALLRRWQFGGSNSRQGIISIKESRPLGAKRMLCLVEVRGREVLLGVTPDRIEPLCHLEVTEENHETSSFDAELKHRHSQ encoded by the coding sequence ATGATCAAAATGGTGGCCGGGCTTTTGATCATTCTCGGCCTGTTGTACATGGGCTCGGCACTGTTGCGGCGCTGGCAATTTGGCGGCAGCAATTCCAGGCAGGGAATTATCTCCATCAAGGAATCGCGTCCCTTGGGCGCCAAGCGCATGTTGTGTCTCGTCGAGGTTCGGGGACGTGAGGTGCTCTTGGGGGTGACGCCGGATCGTATCGAGCCGTTGTGTCACCTCGAGGTCACCGAGGAGAACCATGAAACTTCCTCTTTTGACGCTGAACTCAAACATCGCCATTCCCAATGA
- the fliP gene encoding flagellar type III secretion system pore protein FliP (The bacterial flagellar biogenesis protein FliP forms a type III secretion system (T3SS)-type pore required for flagellar assembly.), whose amino-acid sequence MTMSRALFGVVFATAVGILLLPQAGWGFEIPRLTLGVDGTNDPDQVATGIQILFLLTVLSLAPAILLMTTSFIRIVIVLSFIRQAMGVRQMPPNQVIIGLALFLTFFIMSPVLSQMNQDALQPYLDQEIGDAQAIERAVSPMREFMFNQVRQKDLQLFVDISGSDQPETREEIRTMLLVPAFMLSEIKRAFQIGFLIFVPFLVIDMVTASVLMSMGMLMLPPVIISLPFKILLFVLVDGWHLVVGSLVRSFQ is encoded by the coding sequence ATGACCATGTCCCGGGCACTTTTTGGGGTCGTTTTCGCGACGGCAGTGGGAATTCTGCTTTTGCCACAGGCGGGCTGGGGCTTTGAAATCCCGCGCCTGACCTTAGGGGTAGACGGTACCAACGATCCGGATCAGGTGGCTACCGGCATCCAGATCCTTTTCCTCCTCACTGTCTTGTCTTTGGCGCCAGCCATTTTGCTCATGACCACGAGTTTTATTCGTATCGTGATTGTGCTCTCGTTTATTCGTCAAGCCATGGGCGTGCGGCAGATGCCCCCGAACCAGGTCATCATCGGTTTAGCCCTGTTTTTAACTTTTTTTATCATGAGCCCGGTTCTGAGTCAGATGAACCAGGACGCTTTACAGCCGTATCTGGACCAGGAAATTGGGGACGCCCAGGCCATCGAACGGGCGGTTTCACCCATGCGGGAATTCATGTTCAACCAGGTCCGCCAGAAGGATCTGCAGCTCTTTGTAGACATCTCCGGATCAGATCAACCCGAGACTCGGGAAGAGATCAGGACCATGTTGTTAGTGCCAGCATTTATGCTCTCGGAGATCAAACGGGCCTTCCAGATCGGTTTTTTAATTTTTGTGCCCTTTCTGGTTATTGATATGGTGACCGCGAGTGTACTTATGAGTATGGGGATGCTCATGCTACCGCCGGTGATCATTTCCTTGCCGTTCAAGATCTTGCTTTTCGTTCTCGTTGACGGCTGGCATTTGGTGGTCGGTTCACTTGTACGCAGTTTCCAGTAA
- the fliQ gene encoding flagellar biosynthesis protein FliQ, with the protein MTPDFVVALTRQSVETILLVTSPMMISAVVVGLLISIFQAATQIQEQTLSFAPKVAAVMVALTIFAPWIIKIVLTYTEEVLRMAVSIGGGG; encoded by the coding sequence ATGACACCTGATTTTGTCGTTGCGCTGACGCGACAGAGTGTGGAAACAATCCTGCTTGTCACTTCCCCAATGATGATTTCTGCAGTGGTGGTGGGACTTTTGATCAGTATATTCCAAGCCGCCACACAAATCCAAGAACAGACGCTGAGCTTCGCCCCGAAAGTCGCTGCGGTTATGGTGGCCCTTACGATTTTTGCCCCATGGATCATCAAAATCGTTTTGACCTACACCGAAGAAGTACTGCGTATGGCGGTCTCCATCGGGGGCGGAGGGTAG
- the fliR gene encoding flagellar biosynthetic protein FliR: MDLEALLSQHWPSFLLCFIRVAAIIGSMPVLSGGQTPARLRAGLALVLAVIIFPAVDGTIPDINFAPLRLFVLGSQEVLLGLMLGFIGRLLFLAAQFGGTILGFQMGFAAANILDPQSQQQIQLMSQFQNVLASLVFLAVDGHHVFLRSLARSFEVVPPGGGLHLQDAVPSMVAMTGEMFVLGLQLTAPIYVILILSDFILGIMSRIFPQLNAFMLKFPINIGVAFFFLGLSAEFIVSILISEFNGLAQRLVEFFELVRQ; encoded by the coding sequence ATGGATTTAGAAGCGCTGCTCAGCCAGCACTGGCCCTCCTTTTTGCTCTGTTTTATTCGCGTGGCCGCGATTATCGGCAGTATGCCGGTCTTGTCCGGAGGGCAGACCCCGGCGCGGCTCCGGGCAGGGCTGGCCCTGGTGCTGGCGGTAATCATCTTTCCTGCCGTTGACGGAACAATCCCGGACATCAACTTTGCCCCCTTGCGGCTTTTCGTGCTGGGCAGTCAAGAGGTACTGTTGGGGCTCATGCTCGGCTTCATCGGCCGTCTGCTTTTTTTGGCTGCCCAATTCGGAGGCACGATTCTGGGATTCCAAATGGGGTTTGCTGCGGCCAACATTTTAGACCCCCAAAGCCAACAGCAGATCCAACTCATGTCCCAGTTCCAGAATGTGCTGGCATCGCTTGTTTTCCTGGCGGTGGATGGTCACCATGTGTTCTTGCGTAGCTTGGCCCGTTCCTTTGAGGTCGTTCCCCCGGGTGGTGGGTTGCATTTGCAGGATGCGGTGCCGAGCATGGTGGCTATGACCGGAGAGATGTTCGTACTCGGTTTGCAACTCACTGCCCCTATTTATGTAATTTTGATCTTATCGGATTTTATTCTGGGGATCATGTCCCGCATCTTTCCGCAACTCAACGCTTTTATGCTTAAGTTCCCCATCAATATCGGTGTGGCCTTTTTCTTTTTGGGCCTTTCGGCGGAGTTCATCGTCAGTATTTTGATTTCCGAGTTTAACGGCCTTGCCCAGCGCTTGGTGGAATTCTTCGAACTCGTGAGGCAGTGA
- the flhB gene encoding flagellar biosynthesis protein FlhB — MAQQGDEERTEEPTEKRRREFREEGKVAQSKEVNTALLLSTALLLWFWYAPNFVEGLERFLAGFWDQAGYWNVTPQAVVGWLGKGLIHLGLLLSPILILSIVVGFLSSYIQFGWLFSPKALQPDIKKLDPIQGAAKFVSKRSAMELLKSLAKVAVVGSVAYWTLSDHFEQAIQLIGQPIERIFVFIGWTAAEILLKCCIALLFIAVIDFAYTKWEMEEQMKMTKKELQDEHKETEGDPQLKQRMRSIQRDMARKRMMAEVPQADVVITNPTHYAVALRYDRSSMEAPEVTAKGSNIVAQRIREIAEESGVPLVENPPVARVLHGLELGETVPESMYKAVAEILAYVYSLKGKTA; from the coding sequence ATGGCGCAACAAGGTGACGAGGAACGCACAGAAGAACCAACGGAAAAACGCCGGCGGGAGTTTCGAGAAGAAGGCAAGGTTGCCCAGAGCAAGGAAGTTAATACCGCCTTGCTCCTGTCCACGGCGTTGCTATTGTGGTTTTGGTACGCCCCGAATTTTGTGGAGGGGTTGGAGCGATTTTTGGCTGGGTTTTGGGATCAGGCCGGCTACTGGAACGTAACTCCCCAAGCTGTTGTCGGCTGGTTGGGCAAGGGGCTGATCCATCTCGGTCTGCTTTTGTCGCCGATACTGATTCTCTCCATTGTCGTCGGCTTTTTGTCTAGCTATATCCAGTTCGGGTGGCTTTTCAGCCCGAAAGCGTTGCAGCCGGATATAAAAAAGCTTGATCCCATCCAGGGCGCAGCAAAATTTGTCTCCAAACGCTCGGCCATGGAGTTGCTCAAATCCCTGGCCAAGGTCGCGGTGGTGGGCTCAGTTGCCTATTGGACACTGTCGGATCATTTTGAGCAAGCTATCCAGCTGATAGGCCAACCTATTGAGCGTATTTTTGTCTTTATCGGTTGGACGGCGGCGGAGATCCTGCTTAAGTGTTGCATAGCTCTGCTGTTTATCGCGGTCATCGATTTTGCCTATACCAAATGGGAAATGGAAGAACAGATGAAGATGACCAAAAAAGAGCTGCAGGATGAGCATAAGGAAACCGAGGGGGATCCGCAGCTCAAGCAGCGCATGCGCTCTATTCAACGGGACATGGCCCGCAAGCGGATGATGGCTGAAGTGCCCCAGGCGGATGTGGTTATCACCAACCCAACCCACTACGCCGTGGCCCTTCGCTATGACCGCTCAAGCATGGAAGCCCCGGAGGTGACCGCCAAGGGGAGCAATATCGTCGCCCAACGCATTCGAGAGATCGCCGAAGAAAGTGGGGTGCCTCTGGTGGAAAATCCGCCGGTGGCGCGAGTGTTGCACGGTCTTGAGCTCGGGGAAACAGTCCCGGAATCCATGTATAAGGCTGTGGCCGAGATCCTGGCCTATGTCTACAGCCTGAAAGGAAAAACCGCATGA